The following coding sequences are from one Clarias gariepinus isolate MV-2021 ecotype Netherlands chromosome 19, CGAR_prim_01v2, whole genome shotgun sequence window:
- the sptan1 gene encoding spectrin alpha chain, non-erythrocytic 1 isoform X6, translating to MDTSGLKVLETADDIQERRQQVLDRYRRFKELSSVRRQKLEDSYRFQFFRRDADELEKWIQEKLQIASDENYKDPSNLQGKLQKHQAFEAEVQANSGAIVKLDETGNLMISESHFSSETIRSRLEELHRLWDLLLQKTKEKGVRLLQAQKLVQYLRECEDALDWITDKEAIVTSEELGQDLEHVEVLQKKFEEFQTDLAAHEERVNEVNQAAAKLTQENHPEVELIKKKQEEVNTAWQRLKGLAQQRQGKLFGAAEVQRFNRDVDETISWIKEKEQLMASDDFGRDLASVQALLRKHEGLERDLAALEDKVNTLGGEAERLQQTHPQNATQIQLKRDELITNWEQIRTLAAERHAHLNDSYRLQRFTADFRDLTSWVTEMKALINADELANDVAGAEALLDRHQEHKGEIDAHEDSFKSTTEAGEALLNTGHYASEDVKEKLGILAEEKESLLELWELRRQQYEQCMDLQLFYRDTEQVDNWMSKQEAFLLNEDLGDSLDSVEALLKKHEDFEKSLSAQEEKITALDEFATKLIQNNHYAKEDVATRRDALLSRRNALHDRAQSRRAALEDSFHLQQFFRDSDELKSWINEKMKTATDEAYKDPSNLQGKVQKHQAFEAELSANQSRIDALQKSGQELVDRKHYASAEVATRMDEVSSQWKKLLEATELKGIKLREANQQQQFNRNVEDIELWLYEMEGHLASDDYGKDLTSVQNLQKKHALLEADVAAHQDRIDGITIQARQFQEAGHFDADNIRKKQEALVARYEALKEPMAARKQKLSDSLRLQQLFRDVEDEETWIREKEPIASSTNRGKDLIGVQNLLKKHQALQAEITGHEPRIKAVTQKGEAMVDEGHFAGEDVKAKLAELHGRWETLKGKAAQRRQDLEDSLQAQQYFADANEAESWMREKEPIVGSTDYGKDEDSAEALLKKHEALTSDLSAYGSSIQSLKEQAQACRQQVAPTDDETGKELVLALYDYQEKSPREVTMKKGDILTLLNSTNKDWWKVEVNDRQGFVPAAYVKKLDPTQSSSRENLLDEQGSIALRQEQIENQNVATKEACSVSVRMKQVEELYGTLLELGEKRKDMLEKSCKKFMLFREANELQQWINEKEGALTNEEVGSDLEQVEVLQKKFDDFQKDLKANESRLRDINKVASELESEGLMAEEAPMVQAQDEADSKSASPWKELNNRWRMLQQLAEDRSNMLGSAHEVQRFHRDADETKEWIEEKNQALNTDNYGHDLASVQALQRKHEGFERDLAALGDKVNSLGETAERLIQSHPEAVDDIQEKCTELNTAWSSLVGRADQRKDKLGNSHDLQRFLSDFRDLMSWINGIRGLVSSEELAKDVTGAEALLERHQEHRTEIDARAGTFQAFEQFGQQLLARGHYASPEIQQKLEALDREREDLEKAWVQRRMMLDQCLELQLFNRDCEQAENWMAAREAFLATDEKGDSLDSVEALIKKHEDFDKAINVQEEKIAALQSFADQLISADHYAKPDIFNRRNEVLDRWRRLKAQMIEKRSKLGESQTLQQFSRDVDEIEAWISEKLQTATDESYKDPTNIQLSKLLSKHQKHQAFEAELHANADRIRGVIDTGNALIQRGACAGSEDAVKSRLVALDEQWNFLVNKSAEKSQKLKEANKQQNFNTGIKDFDFWLSEVEALLASEDYGKDLASVNNLLKKHQLLEADISAHEDRLKDLNGQADSLMASNAFDTSQVKDKRDAVNGRFTKIKSMAAGRRAKLNESHRLHQFFRDLDDEESWIKEKKLLVSSVDYGRDLTGVQNLRKKHKRLEAELGAHEPAIQSVLDTGRKLSDDNTIGQDEIQQRLAQFVEHWKDLKDLAAARGQRLEESLEYQQFVANVEEEEAWINEKLNLVGSEDYGDTLAAVQGLLKKHEAFETDFTVHRDRVNDVCANGDELIKKENHHVDNITAKMKSLRDKVSELERAAAQRKAKLDENSAFLQFNWKADVVESWIGEKENSLKTDDYGRDLSSVQTLLTKQETFDAGLQAFQQEGITNITALKDQLLAAKHVQSKAIEARHATLMKRWNQLLATSAARKKKLLEAQEHFRKVEDLFLTFAKKASAFNSWFENAEEDLTDPVRCNSLEEIKALREAHDAFRSSLSSAEADFNQLAELDRQIKSYQVVSNPYTWFTMEALEETWRNLQKIIKERELELQKEQRRQEENDKLRQEFAQHANAFHQWLQETRTYLLDGSCMVEESGTLESQLEATKRKHQEIRAMRSQLKKIEDLGAAMEEALILDNKYTEHSTVGLAQQWDQLDQLGMRMQHNLEQQIQARNTTGVTEEALKEFSMMFKHFDKEKSGRLNHQEFKSCLRSLGYDLPMVEEGEPDPEFESILDTVDPNRDGNVSLQEYMAFMISRETENVKSSEEIESAFRALSAENKPYVTKEELYQNLTKEQADYCISHMKPYLDSKGRELPSAFDFVEFTRSLFVN from the exons ATGGATACCAGTGGCCTAAAAGTTCTCGAGACGGCCGATGACATCCAGGAGCGTCGTCAGCAGGTCCTAGACCGTTACCGGCGCTTTAAGGAGCTGTCCTCCGTGCGCAGGCAGAAACTAGAGGACTCCTACCGCTTCCAGTTCTTCCGCCGTGATGCCGACGAGCTGGAGAAATGGATCCAGGAGAAGCTGCAGATTGCCTCAGATGAGAACTACAAGGACCCCAGCAACCTTCAG GGAAAGCTCCAGAAACACCAGGCCTTTGAAGCGGAGGTTCAGGCCAACTCTGGCGCAATTGTCAAACTGGACGAAACTGGCAACCTCATGATCTCCGAAAGCCACTTTTCCTCCGAGACCATCCGG AGTCGCTTAGAGGAGCTTCACCGGCTGTGGGATCTGCTGCTGCAGAAGACGAAGGAGAAAGGTGTGCGTCTGCTTCAGGCCCAGAAACTGGTGCAGTACCTGAGGGAGTGTGAGGATGCCCTGGACTGGATCACTGACAAg GAAGCCATTGTGACATCTGAGGAGCTGGGTCAGGACTTGGAGCATGTTGAAGTTCTACAGAAGAAGTTTGAGGAGTTCCAGACAGACCTGGCAGCCCACGAGGAGCGTGTGAATGAGGTGAACCAGGCCGCAGCTAAACTGACGCAGGAGAACCACCCAGAGGTCGAGCTGATCAAGAAGAAGCAGGAAGAGGTGAACACAGCATGGCAGAGGCTGAAGGGTCTGGCCCAGCAGAGACAGGGCAAACTGTTCGGGGCCGCTGAGGTGCAGCGTTTCAACCG gGATGTGGATGAAACCATCAGCTGGATCAAAGAGAAAGAGCAGCTTATGGCCTCTGATGATTTTGGACGCGACCTGGCCAGTGTTCAGGCTCTCCTGCGCAAACACGAGGGGCTCGAAAGGGACCTGGCTGCCTTGGAGGATAAG gtgAACACTTTGGGTGGTGAAGCTGAGCGCCTGCAGCAGACTCATCCCCAGAACGCCACTCAGATCCAGCTCAAGAGAGACGAGCTCATTACAAACTGGGAGCagatccgcactctggctgctGAGCGCCATGCCCACCTCAATGATTCTTACAG GCTTCAGCGTTTCACTGCAGATTTTCGTGACCTCACCAGCTGGGTGACGGAGATGAAGGCTCTGATCAACGCTGACGAACTGGCCAACGACGTCGCTGGGGCCGAAGCGCTGCTCGACCGACATCAGGAACACAAG GGCGAGATCGATGCCCATGAGGACAGCTTTAAATCCACAACTGAAGCAGGAGAGGCTCTTCTGAACACTGGACACTATGCCTCAGAGGATGTTAAGGAGAAG CTGGGTATTCTAGCAGAGGAGAAGGAGTCCTTGCTGGAGCTGTGGGAGCTGCGCAGACAGCAGTACGAGCAGTGCATGGATCTACAGCTCTTCTACAGGGACACTGAGCAGGTCGACAACTGGATGAGCAAGCAGGAG GCTTTCCTCCTGAATGAGGACCTGGGTGACTCTCTGGACAGTGTGGAGGCCCTGCTGAAAAAACATGAGGACTTTGAGAAATCTCTAAGTGCCCAAGAGGAGAAGATCACT GCTCTGGATGAATTCGCCACCAAGCTGATCCAGAACAATCACTACGCCAAGGAGGATGTGGCCACGCGCAGAGATGCA TTGCTGAGCAGACGTAACGCTCTGCACGATCGCGCTCAGTCCCGCCGTGCTGCCCTGGAGGACTCCTTCCACCTGCAGCAGTTTTTCCGTGACTCTGATGAGCTCAAGAGCTGGATCAATGAGAAAATGAAGACCGCCACGGATGAGGCCTACAAG gaccCCTCCAACCTGCAGGGTAAAGTACAGAAGCACCAGGCCTTCGAAGCAGAACTTTCTGCCAACCAGAGCCGTATTGACGCTCTGCAGAAGTCGGGTCAGGAGCTGGTTGATAGGAAACACTACGCCTCTGCCGAGGTGGCCACTCGCATGGACGAGGTCAGCTCTCAGTGGAAGAAACTTTTGGAAGCAACCGAGCTAAAAG GCATTAAGCTGCGTGAAGCCAACCAGCAGCAGCAGTTTAACCGTAACGTGGAGGACATTGAGCTGTGGCTCTACGAAATGGAGGGACACCTGGCCTCTGATGACTACGGCAAAGACCTGACCAGTGTGCAGAACCTGCAGAAGAAGCACGCTTTACTCGAGGCTGACGTGGCTGCACACCAG GACCGCATCGATGGCATCACCATCCAGGCTCGGCAGTTCCAAGAAGCCGGACACTTTGACGCCGACAACATCCGTAAGAAGCAGGAGGCTCTGGTTGCACGCTACGAGGCTCTGAAGGAGCCCATGGCCGCGCGAAAGCAGAAGCTCTCCGACTCTCTTCGGCTGCAGCAGCTGTTCCGTGACGTGGAGGACGAGGAGACATGGATCAGAGAGAAGGAACCCATCGCCTCCTCTACCAACCGGG GGAAAGACCTGATCGGTGTGCAGAACCTGCTGAAGAAGCACCAGGCCCTGCAGGCAGAGATCACCGGGCACGAGCCCCGGATCAAGGCTGTTACACAAAAGGGAGAGGCCATGGTCGATGAAG GACACTTCGCCGGTGAGGATGTGAAGGCTAAGCTGGCGGAGCTGCACGGCCGCTGGGAGACTCTGAAAGGGAAGGCAGCTCAGCGCAGGCAGGATCTGGAGGACTCACTGCAGGCTCAGCAGTACTTCGCTGATGCCAATGAGGCCGAATCCTGGATGAGGGAGAAGGAGCCCATCGTAGGCAGCACTGACTACGGCAAGGACGAGGACTCAGCCGAG GCCCTGCTGAAGAAACATGAGGCACTGACGTCAGATCTGAGTGCTTATGGAAGCAGCATCCAGTCCCTGAAGGAACAGGCTCAGGCCTGCAGG CAACAAGTTGCTCCTACTGATGATGAGACCGGTAAAGAGTTGGTGCTTGCCCTCTATGACTACCAGGAGAAGAGTCCCCGTGAAGTCACCATGAAGAAAGGAGACATCCTTACCCTGCTCAATAGCACCAATAAG GATTGGTGGAAAGTGGAGGTGAACGACAGACAGGGCTTTGTGCCGGCAGCATACGTTAAAAAGCTGGACCCGACTCAGTCATCCTCCCGCGAGAACCTGCTGGACGAGCAGGGCAGCATCGCGCTGCGCCAGGAGCAGATCGAAAACCA GAATGTGGCCACCAAGGAAGCGTGCAGTGTGTCTGTGCGCATGAAGCAGGTGGAGGAACT GTACGGTACCCTGCTGGAGCTGGGCGAGAAGCGGAAGGACATGCTGGAGAAGAGCTGCAAGAAGTTTATGCTGTTCCGTGAGGCCAACGAGCTTCAACAGTGGATCAACGAGAAGGAGGGAGCACTGACCAACGAGGAGGTGGGGTCTGACCTGGAACAAGTGGAGGTGCTGCAGAAGAAGTTCGATGATTTCCAGAAG GATCTGAAGGCAAACGAGTCTCGTCTGAGGGACATCAACAAGGTGGCGTCCGAGCTGGAGTCGGAGGGATTGATGGCTGAGGAGGCTCCCATGGTGCAAGCTCAG gatgaaGCTGACTCTAAAAGTGCTTCTCCGTGGAAG GAGCTGAATAACCGCTGGAGAATGCTGCAGCAGCTGGCAGAGGACAGAAGCAACATGCTGGGAAGTGCCCACGAAGTGCAGAGGTTCCACAG GGATGCTGATGAGACCAAAGAATGGATTGAGGAGAAGAATCAGGCCCTAAACACTGACAACTATGGTCATGACCTGGCCAGCGTTCAGGCCCTGCAACGCAAACACGAAGGCTTTGAAAGAGACCTGGCTGCTCTGGGAGACAAG GTGAACTCTCTGGGTGAGACAGCCGAGCGTCTGATTCAGTCCCATCCTGAGGCCGTGGATGATATTCAGGAGAAATGCACTGAGCTGAACACGGCCTGGAGCAGCCTGGTGGGACGCGCTGATCAGCGCAAGGACAAACTTGGCAACTCGCACGACCTGCAGCGCTTCCTCAGTGACTTCAG GGATCTGATGTCCTGGATCAACGGTATCCGTGGACTGGTATCTTCTGAAGAGCTCGCCAAGGATGTGACCGGAGCCGAAGCACTGCTGGAGAGACACCAG GAGCACAGGACTGAGATTGATGCACGTGCTGGAACCTTCCAGGCCTTTGAGCAGTTTGGGCAGCAGCTGCTGGCACGTGGTCACTACGCCAGTCCTGAGATTCAGCAGAAACTGGAGGCTTTGGACCGCGAAAGGGAGGATTTGGAGAAGGCCTGGGTGCAGCGCAGGATGATGCTGGATCAGTGTCTGGAGCTGCAG CTCTTTAACCGTGACTGTGAGCAGGCTGAGAACTGGATGGCAGCGAGAGAAGCTTTCCTGGCCACTGACGAAAAAGGCGACTCCCTCGACAGTGTGGAGGCTCTCATTAAGAAGCACGAGGACTTTGACAAAGCCATCAACGTGCAG GAGGAGAAGATCGCCGCACTGCAGTCCTTCGCAGACCAGCTCATTTCTGCCGATCATTATGCCAAACCTGACATCTTTAACCGTCGCAACGAAGTCTTGGACAG GTGGCGCCGGCTGAAGGCTCAGATGATCGAGAAACGCTCCAAGCTGGGTGAGTCTCAGACCCTGCAGCAGTTCAGCAGAGATGTGGACGAGATTGAAGCCTGGATCAGTGAGAAACTGCAGACGGCCACTGATGAATCCTATAAAGACCCAACTAACATCCAG CTGTCCAAACTACTG AGCAAGCACCAGAAACACCAGGCGTTTGAGGCAGAGCTTCACGCCAACGCTGACCGTATCCGTGGTGTCATCGATACAGGAAATGCCCTCATCCAGCGGGGTGCATGTGCAGGAAGTGAGGACGCTGTCAAG tcTCGTTTGGTGGCTCTGGATGAACAGTGGAATTTCCTGGTGAATAAATCAGCTGAGAAAAGTCAGAAATTAAAGGAGGCCAACAAGCAGCAGAACTTCAATACCGGCATCAAGGACTTTGACTTCTGGCTGTCGGAG GTCGAAGCTCTCCTCGCCTCTGAGGATTATGGGAAGGATCTGGCCTCGGTCAACAACCTGCTGAAGAAGCACCAGCTTCTGGAGGCTGACATCTCTGCACATGAG GATCGTCTGAAGGACCTCAATGGCCAGGCTGACAGCCTGATGGCCAGCAATGCTTTCGACACCTCTCAGGTCAAAGATAAACGCGATGCCGTGAATGGACGATTCACTAAAATCAAGAGCATGGCTGCTGGACGCCGAGCCAAGTTGAATGAGTCGCATCGTCTGCACCAGTTCTTCAGAGACCTAGACGATGAAGAATCTTGGATCAA GGAAAAGAAGTTGTTGGTGAGTTCGGTGGATTATGGACGTGATTTGACAGGAGTACAGAACCTGAGGAAGAAGCACAAGAGACTGGAAGCTGAGCTGGGAGCTCACGAGCCAGCTATTCAG TCTGTGCTCGACACGGGGAGGAAGCTGTCTGATGATAACACCATCGGGCAGGACGAGATCCAGCAGAGGCTGGCGCAGTTTGTCGAGCACTGGAAGGACCTGAAGGATTTGGCCGCTGCCAG GGGGCAGAGGCTGGAGGAATCGCTGGAGTATCAGCAGTTTGTGGCTAATGTCGAGGAAGAAGAAGCCTGGATTAATGAAAAGTTGAACCTGGTTGGAAGTGAGGACTACGGTGACACGCTGGCAGCTGTGCAG GGCCTGCTGAAGAAGCACGAGGCGTTTGAGACGGACTTCACCGTCCACAGGGACAGAGTGAACGACGTGTGTGCTAACGGAGACGAGCTCATCAAGAAG GAGAACCACCACGTGGACAACATCACGGCCAAGATGAAGTCGCTGAGAGACAAAGTGTCTGAGCTGGAGAGAGCCGCCGCGCAGAGGAAGGCCAAGCTGGACGAGAACTCCGCCTTCCTGCAGTTTAACTGGAAGGCCGACGTGGTGGAATCATGGATCG GTGAAAAAGAGAACAGCCTGAAGACAGATGATTATGGACGCGACCTGTCATCAGTTCAGACGCTGCTCACTAAGCAG GAAACATTCGACGCTGGACTTCAGGCGTTCCAGCAGGAGGGCATCACCAACATCACGGCGCTGAAGGATCAACTCCTGGCAGCCAAACACGTGCAGTCCAAAGCCATCGAGGCTCGTCACGCTACACTGATGAAACGCTGGAACCAGCTGCTTGCCACATCTGCAGCCCGCAAGAAGAAGCTGCTGGAGGCTCAGGAACACTTTAGaaag GTGGAGGATCTGTTCCTGACCTTCGCTAAGAAAGCATCCGCCTTTAACAGCTGGTTTGAGAACGCTGAGGAGGATCTGACCGACCCTGTAAGATGTAACTCTCTGGAGGAGATCAAGGCTCTGCGCGAGGCCCACGACGCCTTCCGCTCGTCCCTGAGCTCCGCCGAGGCCGACTTCAACCAGCTGGCCGAGCTCGACCGGCAGATCAAGAGCTACCAGGTGGTGTCCAACCCCTACACCTGGTTCACTATGGAGGCTCTGGAGGAGACCTGGAGGAACCTGCAGAAGATTATCAAG GAGCGTGAACTGGAGTTGCAGAAGGAGCAGAGGAGGCAGGAGGAGAATGACAAGCTGAGACAGGAGTTTGCTCAACATGCTAACGCCTTCCACCAGTGGCTACAGGAGACCAG GACATATCTTCTGGATGG GTCCTGTATGGTGGAAGAGTCTGGAACTCTGGAATCTCAGCTAGAGGCCACAAAG cGTAAGCACCAAGAGATCCGTGCTATGCGCAGCCAGCTGAAGAAGATTGAGGATCTGGGTGCGGCCATGGAGGAGGCCCTGATTCTGGACAACAAGTACACGGAGCACAGCACGGTAGGCCTGGCGCAGCAATGGGATCAGCTGGACCAGCTGGGCATGAGGATGCAGCACAACCTGGAGCAGCAAATACAAGCCAG AAACACGACAGGAGTCACAGAGGAGGCGCTCAAGGAGTTCAGCATGATGTTCAA ACACTTCGACAAAGAGAAATCTGGTCGTCTGAATCACCAGGAGTTCAAATCCTGCCTGCGCTCGCTGGGCTACGACCTGCCCATGGTGGAGGAAGGAGAACCAGACCCAGAGTTTGAGTCCATCCTGGACACAGTGGATCCCAACAG GGACGGCAATGTGTCCTTGCAGGAGTATATGGCGTTCATGATCAGCCGCGAAACAGAGAACGTCAAATCTAGTGAGGAGATCGAGAGTGCTTTCCGTGCTCTCAGTGCTGAGAACAAACCGTACGTCACCAAGGAGGAGCTCTACCAG AACCTAACCAAGGAACAGGCTGATTATTGCATCTCACACATGAAACCATATTTAGACAGTAAAGGTCGTGAGCTCCCATCCGCGTTCGACTTTGTGGAGTTTACGCGCTCGCTTTTCGTCAACTGA